One part of the Dioscorea cayenensis subsp. rotundata cultivar TDr96_F1 chromosome 2, TDr96_F1_v2_PseudoChromosome.rev07_lg8_w22 25.fasta, whole genome shotgun sequence genome encodes these proteins:
- the LOC120273926 gene encoding receptor-like protein EIX2: MGVMKKHFQLAILFCLLCLELAGFCNCGGASICREVERKALVDFKNGLKDPNGRLSSWIGLDCCSWTGVHCHNYTSHVIRLDLRRYGGNGSLEGEIRPSLLVLNHLRYLDLSENYFKYTRIPTFLGSLVSLQYLDLSSAGFIGRVPHQLGNLSRLQYLDLSYNSVDMVGSHWLTNLSSLQCLNLNGVNLSEAKKCAQITKHPSFDI, from the coding sequence ATGGGAGTGATGaaaaaacattttcaattaGCTATACTGTTTTGCCTTCTCTGCTTGGAACTTGCTGGCTTTTGCAATTGTGGTGGTGCTTCCATTTGCAGAGAAGTAGAAAGGAAGGCACTTGTTGATTTCAAAAATGGCCTTAAAGATCCCAATGGACGTCTCTCTTCTTGGATTGGCTTGGACTGTTGCTCTTGGACCGGCGTGCATTGCCACAACTACACTAGCCATGTTATAAGGCTTGATCTCCGCAGGTATGGTGGCAATGGGTCTTTGGAAGGTGAGATCAGGccttctttgcttgttttgaatcACTTAAGATATTTGGATCTTAGTGAGAACTATTTTAAATATACTAGAATTCCAACTTTTCTGGGTTCACTGGTGAGTCTTCAATATCTTGACCTTTCTTCTGCTGGCTTCATTGGGCGTGTCCCAcaccaacttggtaatctgTCTCGCTTGCAGTACCTTGATCTTTCATATAATTCTGTTGATATGGTTGGAAGCCATTGGCTCAcaaatctttcttctcttcaatgtTTGAATTTGAATGGTGTGAATCTTTCCGAGGCAAAAAAATGTGCTCAAATCACTAAACACCCTTCCTTTGATATCTGA